Genomic window (Rosa chinensis cultivar Old Blush chromosome 6, RchiOBHm-V2, whole genome shotgun sequence):
CAAGCTTCCGGCCACAGCGTGGGTGTGGAACACGGCCATGGTGTCGTCTACATGCTTCAGGAGCTTGCTTTGCTTGTGGAGGACCATCATTGTGTACCATGGGATGCTTCCAGACATGATTCCCATTATGATTGCTGCCCAACCTTGCACCACTCCTGTTCAACATTTTGCACTCAAATCAATTAGTTATCACGTGTCGATTTATATAAACGGACACAAAACAATTTTGGTAATATGTACTTGGACTAAGTTTCACCAAGGTCTTGTACAATACTATAAATTTTCTCTTTCGGAGAACCCCAATTGTTTCAAGtttctaattttgttttttttgttttgtttttggaaagAGCACCTGAGAGATATACTAGAGGCACGTAAGAGGTAAATTCAGGCCTTCTTGAGGAAAAATGAAGATTGGCCCTCGAGTGCAATGGTAAAAGGGAACTAAACTGCAAGATCCATTGATCGAGTTAGGATGAAAGTCGTCTTGATTTCGTTTAAACAAATCGCATTTGTAGGGTAAGTTAGAGCTTTTTATTAGGtcgaaatttttttattaggtCAAATAAATCAAGAAAATTCAACTTTTAGATAAACAAATAAACTATAGGGGTACCTTTACCAATACCAATATCATAATTTggtcatttttaatttagttggCAAAATCCTATTTCAAATTTAACAATAAGATTGCCAATTTATTATCTTACCCGCAGCAGGAGTTATGCAAACCAAGCCAGTGATCATCCCCTGTGTGGCTCCAATCACAGAGGGCTTCCCAAAGAAAATAATGTCAAGGACGAGCCACGTCAGCAAGCTAGAGGCAGTACATACATGGGTGTTGAGGACGGCCAGAGATGCGTCCATGCTCACACTGTAGGGATCTCCACCATTGAATCCAGTCCATCCCATCCAAAGTAGTCCAGCTCCTGCCAACATAAGCAGGATGTTGTTTGGAGGGAATCTCTCCCTGTCACTAGTTGCTCTAGGTCCGACCTAAAAActcataaataaaattaaaattaatgaAAACAACACGCTCATGTTGCAATTATGTTATGTTATGTTATTAAATTATCAATTTGAATTGTAAATCTTGTTGTGTACCCAATAAGCGGCAGTGAAACCAGCAACTCCTGAAGAAAGGTGAATGACATACCCTCCAGAATAATCAATAAGACCCATCTTTGCCAACCATCCATTTGGATTCCAAATACTATAAGCGGTTATCGGATACGAAAATGTCACCCAAAGTGGTACGAACAACATCCACGCATGGAAATTCATCCTCCCCAACAACGCCCCCGCAATCAAAATCAACGTGATTGCTGCAAACACAAACTGAAAATAAATCATGGTCGCGTTCGGCAATTTCCCGGAGAATGCTTTTGTAAATAGGTACTTCTCATCCAAGGCCACGTTGGGGCGTCCCAGGAAGGTGAACAATTCGGTACCGAATGACATTTGGTAGCCCCAACCCACCCAACAAACCAAGACAGTTGCAAAGGCGTACATGGCCATGAAGGCCGAGTTGACTGCCCACTTCTTCTTGACTATGCTTCCATACAAGATGATAAGGCCGGGCACACTCTGCATGCCTACAAGTGTAGCAGCAGTGAGCTGCCATGCGTTGTCAGCCTTGCTAAACCATTCGGGGCTAGCTTCGTCGGATGCAAGGCCCGGGGGTAGCTCCATTGTTGGTTAATTGGATTAAGTGATTGAAGTGAAACGGGGGTTAGAAATGCAATAGGATGTCAAACAATAGTTGCTTTATATACTTCGTGGATGCCAGCGACCTTGGAGATGCCTCTGCAGCTGTAAACGTCTGGATCATCTTGattatttgtgtttttgatgtGACTGATGATGAATATGACAAGAAGATCATAAGCTGGCGAGTGACCGATATGATCATGGTGTGTGTGATTATTTCTTAGGAATTGATGGTTAAGTTTGTAATTTGAGAGGAGGACCTGTAACTCTATGAGAAAGTCCAAAAGATTTTGTGTCTGACTCTCATCGACGGAGAATCCAAAGGGCTATAGGTTACGGCACAGAAATTCCCGCCGAAATAACATATTAATTTCTCATAGTACCCGGGCAATGATTGATGCATTCGAAGGAACACCgagggttatatatatatatatatatatatatatatatatataatactaaCTGATTAATGAGCATTAGTATATTCTTGAATCTTCGAGTCTCAGATGATTAATTAGCTTGTTAGTATATAGAATCACAATGCAAGCTGTATTAACTTAATCATGCACTACAACAGATGTGGGCAACAGCCACACACGTGTTCCCACGAAATTAAGGAAGTCTGGATATGGAGCTGATACCCACTGCTCTATAAAATGTTGGCAGGCCCAGAGCGTGGGCAATCATTTAGGATTTCTTTCGTGCGGGCCCCAATTTTTACagaattttaatatatttttttccatTCATGTCACTTTTTTATTTAAAAGCGTAAACCGGTAAAGGTTTCTCTTCATGTCACGACTCACGAGTAGGTTTTTtaatactttaaaaaaaaaaaaaaaaaaaaaaaaacaattagaaaACATCCATCTCGATCATTCGACTTCTGCTCTCAGCCTCTCGACTAGAACTCTCTCCATATTCACCATGACCAATTAACCTGGATCGCCTGAATAGTAAGGACTAGATCCCGATCCCGATCCCCCTATTAGTTTTAACTCTGGTCTATCAATTTAACCCAACTTTTATTTTCGAATTAGGGATTGTGGTTTTTCTTTGCATTAAGGGATTGCAGACATTTGAGCACGACAAGGAGCCTGTGAATCACCTCGTGGTGAAAATTAAGAAGCCATCGACCATGGAGAAGCTCCAGCGACAAAACaatcaggtaccattttgatttgagattttgagaCTAGTTGCtacaaaattatttttattttcttttatggtTCTATTCGTCATATGTAGGAGAAGAATTTGGCGAATATTGTTGTCTTGGGTTTTCCAGTCATGGTTTTATCGATTAAATTTTGCTTGCTAGGGTCTTCAAGTCAGTAAAGACTCAGCTTTAATCTCATTCAAAGTGGGAGTTAGACCTGGGAATTGAGTTGGGAAGGCTGGAATTGAGTTGTAGTTCTATAGTTATACTCATCTGTTTATTTGAATTGCGTGATTGGATTTGAATGTGATCTGGGGAGGCTGGAATTGAGTTGTAGTTCTATAGTTCTACTCATCTGTTTATTTGAATTGTCTGAGTGGATTTGTGTGCATGTATCACTTTTGTATTTTGTGCCTCACATTTATCTGCATCAGCTATTTGGACGCCATTTGAAATCTTCATTTACTCTGTTGGCTGGGTACATTACTTAATCCAATCATGCTTCCCAAATATTCTCTTATTAATTGGCAAATGGGGGCTATAGTGGAGTTATACCTGACCAAGTTCCCTGGAATACTAGTGGAGGAAAGAGGTGTTCATTTGAAGGTACAAGCAATGAGAGAACAACATGAGGCTGATATTGAAACGATCTGAAGGAGAGCCAAGAACAGGAAGATAAGCCTAGGgaggaaatgaagaaacaaactCCGGCCACAACAGTTTAGCTTCATAGGCAAGTATCATTATTTAGGTTCTGTCTCCCAAGTATCAATATGATACCTAACGAGTAATACCTACTTGTTAAGTATCATATTACCTGGGATTGCTTTAATGTAATATGAAGTATATATTGAATGATGTAATGTTTTAATCCTTCAGTCCAATAGCATTAAAAATTTCTTTACATTGAATTGAATGGAATGCCAACGAGGTTTGGCTCAGTTGGCAAGGGCGGGCCTGAGGTGTATCACCCACACAGGTTCGATCCCCGCTACCAACAGGCCTCGCTTGGTTCGCGATCTATAAGTCTCCTGTGGAAATCCATACCTGGGGGCAGTGTGATGGGTACGTGTCACATCGTCAGTCCTTCCGGGTTTAGGTTGCAGGCTTGCCCTGGCGATGGTGGTGTAGCGTAACCAAGCTCTCACCTAAACTttattgtaaccaaaaaaaaaaaaaaaaaaaaaaaaaattgaatggaatCAATGTAACAGGAGGGCAGTTAGCAGTAAAATTTTCTTTACATTTAATTTATGGCAATTAAATTCAGGGCCCACCAGTTTAACTGATGgtgtaattaaataaataaaaattttaaactggCCTACAGAGCACTAACCCAAAAGAAAGTGGCTACAATGTGGCTATGAGTAATAGACACACACATATGTGGCCTTTGGCCCAATTTTGTCACACATGTTGTATGTGGCTATTAGCCATAATTGTAGTAGTGATGCCAAGCATGCAACAAATAGTTGTTATTGGAGATACAAAAGAGGGTTTTTTTTGGAAGGGAAACAAAAGAGCGTTGGTGAGGGAAATTTATCACATAGATGATAATGTTGAGTTGAcgatttcttttttgttttattttattctttgttttcttattttatttttagattttattttgaGTGAAAGATGTCGGTTAATAAATTTATATTACAAGCCTAAGTGAATGAAGGGCTAATCTATGATTTATTCCCTAAAAAATACATAGATGTTATTTGTTTGTAAGCTCGCTGTTGATGCCTAAAATTGGTTCCAACAATTAAGATAACCTCGTCGAGACTGAGGCCTACAAATCCTCCATATTAGGTCAATGTGACCTCCCTAATCGTCTGTCAAAGCTTGCAAGAAAGAATATCAAACAAATGGGACACCAGTTAGTTATGGTCCATCAACATTCCATTATTAGGACCCGTGGCTTTTAAATGAGATATCCACAGAGCACTCGTCATGTGCTCTCCATAGAGAACTTGACCACTCTTAGAGCTCATCATTAATACTTGTAAGTCAATCATTTTGGAACACCATATCATTTATAGCCCATTTATAGAACATAGGATTTAATATCCTCTCATGGATTACTGGGTCACATTTAGAGCCTCTTTGGAGTATTGGAGCTCTCCTATCATTAGAAATGCCCCAATTCTCTAGACAAGAAATTTTGGTTGGGGACTTGTATAAATTTTCTTATTGTTGGGGCGAGCTGATTATGTTGACCATGTTGCTTGATGACCATGTCGATCTATATGTTCTCATCGAGGTACGATCTCTCGCTGAAATTATGAGAACATGGAAGACTGCCACCACTGCCAAAAGACCATGGAAGACTACACCTTATCGAGAAAACCACAGCACGAGGATTGGTACACCGTACCAAAGAAATGGTGACAAAATGGTGGAGATGGAAGCAGGTTTTCTTTGTTAGGAAAGCGAAACAAGGGCTGACTCATCACGcttattcaaaattttattgttaaaaaaaaaatacaataggAAGGGGGAATTAGGCCAAAACCACATCTGCAGGACACAAATCAACAAAAAAAGTATATGACTATCAAAATTGCTACTAAAAAGCaaatacaaaaaagaaagaaaaataaaggcaATAACTAATACAAACTCTCTATCTAAAGCGATACGTAATGTCTAAGGACAAATGACGACCATAAAGCCCAACAATGAAATTAGGGTGTGTAATGCACCAAATAGAAGCAGGTTAAGATCGTCATCATGTATtgggaaagaaagagagagacaacTAGGAAAAAATCCTAACATACTCATTTCTAAATGTTTTAAATTTGTTGACACCCAAAATCCAGCCAACAAGCCCAATTCATACTTCAAGAAGAATTACACCCGCAACCATTATATCACACACGTGGACTTTAGCCACATTCAGGCATTTGAGGTTTGCAAGAACGAGTGTGGTGTGGATGGTACGGAAATGCATGAGGTCCATTATTAATGTTAGCTCATTGATAATTTTGAACCTGGGACCAAGTTCAAGTCCAGCGGCCTAATTCTTAATATGGGTAAGTGAAGAAGAGATAATTTGAATTTCCACGCCTAGCCTTATTTATCTATCATAACAACAACTCCCTTTACCAATAACTATCTTATAAGCTCAAATCGAATAACTTGGCAACTTTTTACATAAAGTGTGATTTTCCTTTCACATGTAACATTCTTTTACACAATAGTAATTTCCTCTTACATGTGTAACAACAAGGCCTGAGTCATAACAGCAACTCAGCTCACATGTTCTACAATCTTATAGCTTTAGACAAAACCTAACAAAATGTAGTATGCTTTTAATCAAGCCACTCTTTATGTAGCAATAGAAACCTCCAACCAAGATTCTTTTAGCAGCTAGAATTGTGTATATTTAGCTACTACTACTAACCAAGGAGAGGGGCGGGGAGAGCATGATGGAGTGTGCTAGCAAGCTCTCTATCTAGCACTTTTCTTCTGCCAAGCTTCCTTTCTCTCAAAACCATCTTTAGTTTTACATCCTTCCCTACTCACCTTTCGTTCAAATATCTTGTTTCATCCTTAACCAACATACTATCACTGTTGAAATATCTTATTCTAaaactcatgcttttctagctcccaTGCCACATGCATCTTGTCAATtttactaagttgtgcacttgattTTACTACTGTGACCATGGAAGGAGTTGCTGGGAGAGACACAACAGAACATTTCCTAGGACTTATTGTTTTTTGATGTTTGTTGGGCTTAGTCTCTGCTAACTCAGAAAAAGGGGACAAGATTTTGGACTCTACCATGATGACTCCACTGCTGTACAACTCTAATCAAAAGTGTCCCGACATTTTGGTGACTTCACTTGGGACTAGGCCATGACTCTAGCAGCTAGCTTCTTTCTTGCTGCAGCATATATCCAGTTAATCTCTATTCATGATTTTTACAATCATTACTGCGAGCAACTTACAAACGCCCTTGAAAGCATCACAACTATAAACTCCACATAACAGTCTTAATAacattttatataaaaaaaatgcaaaaaatctTAAAATAATAGTACATGACTTCACCACTTAACTCATTTAAGACATTAAACCCCTAAATACTTAAATAATTACATACTTTTAACTGGTATTGTATATGACTCTCATCCAACCGAACTTGACCCTTTTGATAAACGGGTTACACGAGTTGATTTCATGTTAGCGGGTTGACATGCAAATGACCCACTTTTTAGTCGTGCGAGTTCAACCTGTTTTATTTCATGCAGATTTCGAATCGTGTTATTGAGTTGTCAAAATTGACAACTCTACTTGAGCCTATAAGTGTAAGTTTTCTCTTTTTGATCTATAAGATTTTCAGTTTTCTACTTTGTCAAACCCATATTGATGAgtttatgtttttcaattttcattctcaatctatcaaaatgtcaaactctctttgcatcttctttcttttttgttctcaaATTATGGTTTCAGGCTTTCCACTTTCAAacttgaattagggttttgaaaattaattttgggtttttattaACATTAGGGTTTCAAAATTCAGATTGGGGTTTTGGGGTTGTTAAATTGAATGTATGAACATGGATTTTTAATATagggatttttaatttttattcaaaattaaGGTTTTTAAAAATTAAGGAAAAATTTCATTATACCTCCCTGATTTTTACACCCTAAATCATTTTTCCCCTGCACTTTTGATTTCATCATGGGTGTCCCAATACTTATCAATTTTAAATAACGTTGTCTAACCTTTAGCTTTCTTGCTAGTGAGCTAATTACTGCTTCTCATTGGGATATTGATATTGTTAATCATTTGTTTGACCCAGTGGatgcggaattaattttggCTATTCCTTTGAGCTCAAGATCTGTTCCAGATAGACTTGTTTGGCACTTTGATGCTAAGGGAGACTTCACTACTAGATCTGCTTATGTACAGGCTATTGAATGGCTACATTCTCCTGCTTCTACATCAAGTGGTTCAGAGGTATCTAGTATTTGGAAAAGTATTTGGGCAGCTAATGTTCCAGGTAAGGTGAAGGTTCATATTTGGAGAGTTTGCTCTTCTATTCTTCCTACAGTATCACAGCTACGAAAGAAACAAGTGTTATTGATGAGGGATATCACTTCTGTAATGCGGAAGATGAGACGATTGAACATGTTAGTAGAGATTGCTCTTTTGTCAAAGAGACTCTATGTCTATGCCCGGGCCTTGAAGGTATTTTTTCCAATCACAATGTTGCTTCTTGTTTGGATTAGCTGCAATTTTGTAATGGTATACTTTCTAGGGATTTATTTTCCCTATTGCTGTGGGGAATCTGGTCGATacggaaagaaagaaataaaagagtttGGCAAGGGAAGGTGTCTATTCCTATTCAGTTGAGATACGGTTTCTGCTCCCAACATGTTTTGTTTAATTCTATTGGTAAAGGGCAGCGCTGGAAGGCAGCTCGAGAGGCTAGGTAGTGGACACCTCCTCCAATTGGGTGGGTGAAGGCTAACCTAGATGGTGCTTTTGATCAGTACACTAATTGTTGGGGCCTTGGAGTGATAATTCGTGACTCTTCAGGTTTAATTATGG
Coding sequences:
- the LOC112173477 gene encoding ammonium transporter 2 member 5, with the protein product MELPPGLASDEASPEWFSKADNAWQLTAATLVGMQSVPGLIILYGSIVKKKWAVNSAFMAMYAFATVLVCWVGWGYQMSFGTELFTFLGRPNVALDEKYLFTKAFSGKLPNATMIYFQFVFAAITLILIAGALLGRMNFHAWMLFVPLWVTFSYPITAYSIWNPNGWLAKMGLIDYSGGYVIHLSSGVAGFTAAYWVGPRATSDRERFPPNNILLMLAGAGLLWMGWTGFNGGDPYSVSMDASLAVLNTHVCTASSLLTWLVLDIIFFGKPSVIGATQGMITGLVCITPAAGVVQGWAAIIMGIMSGSIPWYTMMVLHKQSKLLKHVDDTMAVFHTHAVAGSLGGLLTGFFSNPKLCRLFYLVDNWQHYIGLSYGIHDGRVMAGMKQMGIQLLGIVFVVVVNVIITSLICLLLRLIVPLRMTEDDLKIGDDAIHGEEAYALWGDGEKFDGSKHNSVYGMDDFGVASKA